A genomic stretch from Mycobacterium malmoense includes:
- the wag31 gene encoding DivIVA-like cell division protein Wag31 has protein sequence MPLTPADVHNVAFSKPPIGKRGYNEDEVDAFLDLVENELTRLIEENSDLRQRIEELDRELAAAGGGAGPVAAQPTQAIPVPEPEPAKPAPVAAAAGTNEEQAMKAARVLSLAQDTADRLTSTAKAESDKMLADARANADQILSEARHTAETTVAEARQRADAMLADAQTRSETQLRQAQEKADALQADAERKHSEIMGTINQQRTVLEGRLEQLRTFEREYRTRLKTYLESQLEELGQRGSAAPVDSSADAGGFEQFNRGNN, from the coding sequence ATGCCGCTTACACCAGCCGACGTCCACAATGTGGCGTTCAGTAAGCCGCCCATCGGCAAGCGCGGTTACAACGAAGACGAGGTCGACGCCTTTCTCGACCTGGTGGAGAACGAGCTGACGCGGCTCATCGAAGAAAACTCCGATCTGCGTCAGCGGATCGAGGAGCTCGACCGAGAGCTGGCCGCCGCCGGCGGTGGCGCCGGCCCCGTCGCTGCTCAGCCCACCCAGGCGATTCCTGTCCCCGAACCAGAGCCGGCCAAGCCGGCGCCGGTGGCGGCAGCGGCGGGCACCAACGAGGAGCAGGCCATGAAGGCCGCCCGGGTTCTGAGCCTGGCCCAGGACACGGCCGACCGGCTGACCAGCACCGCCAAGGCCGAATCGGACAAGATGCTGGCCGACGCCCGCGCTAACGCCGATCAAATCCTCAGCGAGGCCCGTCACACCGCCGAGACCACCGTCGCCGAGGCCCGGCAACGCGCCGACGCGATGCTGGCCGACGCCCAAACCCGCTCCGAGACCCAGCTGCGTCAGGCCCAGGAGAAGGCCGACGCCCTGCAGGCCGACGCCGAGCGCAAACATTCCGAGATCATGGGAACCATCAACCAGCAGCGCACCGTGCTGGAAGGCCGCCTCGAGCAGCTACGCACCTTCGAACGCGAGTACCGCACCCGGCTCAAGACCTACCTGGAGTCTCAGCTCGAGGAACTCGGCCAGCGCGGATCGGCGGCGCCCGTCGACTCCAGCGCCGATGCCGGCGGGTTCGAGCAATTCAACCGAGGCAATAACTAG
- a CDS encoding YggT family protein produces MVLFFQILGFALFIFWLLLIARVVVEFIRSFSRDWRPTGITVVILEIIMSITDPPVKLLRRLIPQLTIGAVRFDLSIMVLLLVAFIGMQLAFGAAA; encoded by the coding sequence TTGGTGCTGTTCTTTCAGATCCTTGGGTTTGCGCTGTTCATCTTCTGGCTGTTGCTCATCGCCCGGGTCGTCGTGGAGTTCATTCGCTCGTTCAGCCGTGACTGGCGTCCGACCGGCATCACGGTGGTGATCCTGGAGATCATCATGTCGATTACCGATCCGCCGGTGAAACTGCTGCGGCGGCTGATCCCTCAACTCACCATCGGAGCGGTCCGCTTCGACCTGTCCATCATGGTGCTGCTGCTCGTCGCGTTCATCGGCATGCAACTGGCGTTTGGCGCCGCGGCGTGA
- a CDS encoding PAS domain-containing protein yields MVDDFDDAAVVAGTAQRVGRFRFFLDGQRWEWSKAVARMHGYEPRTVTPTTELLLLHKHPDDRQQVTAVLDRVLQGEPFNSRHRIIDTAGHTRFVVVVGDSMVDESGSVIGTSGFYLDVTTGDSGGHHHDDLGDGGCAGAD; encoded by the coding sequence GTGGTTGACGACTTCGATGACGCCGCTGTGGTGGCTGGCACGGCGCAGCGGGTCGGTCGGTTCCGGTTTTTCCTTGATGGCCAGCGCTGGGAGTGGTCAAAGGCGGTTGCCCGGATGCATGGCTATGAGCCGAGAACGGTGACACCGACCACCGAGCTGCTCCTGCTGCACAAACATCCCGACGATCGCCAGCAAGTCACGGCTGTTTTGGATCGGGTGCTGCAGGGGGAGCCCTTTAACAGTCGGCACCGCATCATTGACACGGCCGGGCATACCCGCTTTGTGGTCGTGGTGGGTGACAGCATGGTCGACGAGTCGGGTTCGGTCATCGGCACTTCGGGGTTTTACCTGGATGTCACCACGGGCGATTCGGGAGGACATCACCACGACGATCTCGGAGACGGCGGTTGCGCGGGGGCAGATTAA
- a CDS encoding cell division protein SepF, giving the protein MSTLHKVKAYFGMAPMEDYDDEYYDDRAPSRGFPRPRFDDGYGRYDGRDYDDLRGEPADYPPPGGYRGGYGEEPRYSPVHPREFDRPEMGRPRFGSWLRNSTRGALAMDPRRMAMLFDEGSPLSKITTLRPKDYSEARTIGERFRDGTPVIMDLVSMDNADAKRLVDFAAGLAFALRGSFDKVATKVFLLSPADVDVSPEERRRIAETGFYAYQ; this is encoded by the coding sequence ATGAGCACACTGCACAAAGTCAAGGCCTACTTCGGTATGGCTCCGATGGAGGACTACGACGACGAGTACTACGACGACCGTGCTCCCTCCCGCGGCTTCCCGCGGCCCCGGTTCGACGACGGGTACGGCCGTTATGACGGCCGCGACTATGACGACCTCCGCGGCGAGCCCGCCGACTACCCGCCGCCCGGCGGCTACCGCGGCGGTTACGGCGAGGAGCCCCGCTACAGCCCCGTTCATCCCCGCGAGTTCGACCGGCCCGAGATGGGCCGCCCGCGGTTCGGCTCGTGGCTGCGCAATTCCACCCGTGGCGCGCTGGCCATGGACCCACGCCGGATGGCGATGCTGTTCGACGAGGGCAGCCCGCTGTCCAAGATCACCACGCTGCGGCCCAAGGACTACAGCGAGGCACGCACCATCGGCGAGCGGTTCCGCGACGGCACCCCGGTCATCATGGACCTGGTGTCGATGGACAACGCCGACGCAAAACGGCTGGTCGACTTCGCGGCCGGCCTGGCCTTCGCGTTGCGCGGCTCGTTCGACAAGGTCGCGACCAAGGTGTTCCTGCTGTCGCCCGCCGACGTCGACGTCTCGCCGGAGGAGCGTCGCCGGATCGCCGAAACCGGCTTCTACGCTTACCAATAG
- a CDS encoding PadR family transcriptional regulator — MASRPNDPGFLILTSLASGPKHGYALARDIEAFSGAQLGPGTLYGAITRLEERGLIEPLEHSQRRRPYRLTAAGRAELAAAVRDLGAIANEGAQRLGIPLLAPRPGWSL, encoded by the coding sequence GTGGCGAGCAGGCCGAACGATCCCGGTTTCTTGATCTTGACGAGTTTGGCTTCCGGTCCCAAGCACGGCTATGCGTTGGCGCGCGATATCGAAGCCTTTTCCGGCGCGCAACTGGGGCCGGGAACTCTCTACGGGGCGATCACCCGCTTGGAGGAACGCGGCCTTATCGAGCCCCTGGAACACAGCCAGCGGCGGCGCCCCTATCGCTTAACGGCCGCCGGGCGCGCCGAACTTGCCGCGGCCGTGCGGGATTTGGGCGCGATCGCCAACGAGGGCGCGCAGCGGTTGGGTATACCGTTGCTCGCTCCCCGCCCTGGCTGGTCGTTATGA